The window CCCATTTCAGCCGAAAAAGACATCATAGAGCACCATTTTTTTAAGCTATTGTGGTGCGTCAACCCGTAGGTTGTAGGACAAGCAGCCAGCACCATGACTCTTCCGATCTGATGAAATTCGGCTTCATGAGATTCGGTCTAGATCTAAGTCGCCCAACAGCTTAACAGCTCCGTTCATCTCACGGCATCCGGACGATTGCTGAGGATGATACCTGTTGGGGATAGCCCCAGATCACCGTTTCATGCTTGTAGATCACGGTACCGGGCTTGGCACCCTTGGGCTTGTAGACATGCTTGGGAGCCGTGTAGACCACTGGGGCTTGGTCACTCTGGCGCGCGCGGCTATAGTAGGCCGCAAGATTAGCGGTAAACTGCAGGTCGGCATCATCGGCAACGCTGCCCGCATCTAGACGGAGAAGCACATGGCTGCCGGGAATTTGCTGGGTGTGAAACCACAGGTCATAATCGGTGGCGAGACGGCTGGTGAGATCATCGTTTTGGCGATTATTGCGTCCCACCAGCACTTCAAAGCCGCT is drawn from Candidatus Obscuribacterales bacterium and contains these coding sequences:
- a CDS encoding NFACT RNA binding domain-containing protein, which produces SGFEVLVGRNNRQNDDLTSRLATDYDLWFHTQQIPGSHVLLRLDAGSVADDADLQFTANLAAYYSRARQSDQAPVVYTAPKHVYKPKGAKPGTVIYKHETVIWGYPQQVSSSAIVRMP